One window of the Streptomyces sp. TS71-3 genome contains the following:
- a CDS encoding MFS transporter codes for MTDAGTAQEAGSVTRDGAGAQAADDTAEPNPLSDRRFLVFAAGNAANNVGEALYATALPLLAYHLTGSLTVMAWLAAAVPVSDLLAPALGAWADRRGVRGLVVQGLLVQAGAALAMNLLLAGGHSAPWLLFLCALVLESGGLAYRTGWMTGVPAQFPASPTRARGTLNSLFLATTLAGPLLVAALLPWVGYQGLLWLNLPTFFAPLAVWAAGIRPAATRRDAAPASPPGAAGPAEKPRRTSPWQRIRRADRASAPPSRIRDGWDAIRQDKRISVMLVADMVLQAVCGTGLTALIVYDLRHGWSLTGQQAGLAIAAMNVASLVGNLLVSQRRRLRPFRPMTLGVAARSAALVLMVVPVWPAFMFAVVLGALGQGAVMATVVMARVRYLPPGVLGRASGLIWLLTGGAALLSPVLVPALDDAVGAHPTFLVLGIATASVLLHLRLTRAAWRPVPRPQEPARRTNEP; via the coding sequence ATGACCGACGCAGGGACCGCGCAGGAGGCGGGCTCCGTGACGCGGGACGGAGCGGGCGCACAGGCGGCCGACGACACCGCGGAACCCAACCCGCTCTCCGACCGCCGGTTCCTCGTCTTCGCCGCGGGCAACGCCGCCAACAACGTCGGCGAGGCCCTGTACGCCACCGCCCTGCCGCTGCTGGCCTACCACCTGACCGGTTCCCTGACCGTGATGGCCTGGCTGGCCGCCGCCGTCCCCGTGAGCGATCTGCTCGCCCCCGCCCTCGGGGCGTGGGCGGACCGGCGGGGCGTGCGGGGCCTGGTCGTCCAGGGCCTGCTGGTGCAGGCCGGCGCGGCGCTCGCCATGAACCTGCTGCTGGCCGGCGGGCACTCGGCGCCGTGGCTGCTGTTCCTGTGCGCCCTGGTGCTGGAGTCCGGAGGGCTGGCCTACCGCACGGGCTGGATGACCGGGGTACCCGCACAGTTCCCCGCCAGCCCCACCCGGGCCAGGGGCACGCTCAACAGCCTCTTCCTGGCGACCACCCTGGCGGGCCCGCTGCTCGTGGCGGCGCTGCTGCCCTGGGTGGGCTACCAGGGGCTGCTCTGGCTCAACCTGCCCACGTTCTTCGCCCCCCTGGCGGTCTGGGCCGCGGGGATCAGGCCCGCGGCCACCCGCCGGGACGCCGCGCCCGCCTCCCCGCCCGGGGCCGCCGGGCCCGCGGAGAAGCCCCGGCGGACGAGCCCGTGGCAGCGGATCCGGCGGGCCGACCGGGCGAGCGCGCCACCGTCGCGCATCCGCGACGGCTGGGACGCCATCAGGCAGGACAAGCGCATCAGCGTCATGCTGGTGGCCGACATGGTGCTCCAGGCCGTGTGCGGCACCGGCCTGACCGCGCTCATCGTCTACGACCTGCGGCACGGCTGGTCCCTGACGGGCCAGCAGGCCGGCCTCGCCATCGCGGCGATGAACGTGGCGTCGCTGGTCGGCAACCTCCTGGTCTCCCAGCGCAGGCGGCTGCGGCCCTTCAGGCCCATGACGCTCGGTGTGGCGGCACGGTCCGCCGCGCTGGTCCTGATGGTCGTGCCGGTGTGGCCGGCCTTCATGTTCGCGGTCGTGCTCGGTGCCCTCGGGCAGGGCGCGGTGATGGCGACGGTGGTCATGGCGCGCGTGAGGTACCTCCCGCCCGGGGTCCTGGGCCGTGCCTCGGGTCTCATCTGGCTCCTGACCGGCGGCGCGGCCCTGCTGTCCCCCGTGCTCGTGCCCGCGCTGGACGACGCCGTGGGCGCGCACCCCACCTTCCTGGTGCTCGGGATCGCCACCGCATCGGTGCTCCTGCACCTACGACTCACCCGCGCCGCGTGGCGGCCGGTGCCGAGGCCGCAAGAACCGGCTAGGAGGACGAACGAACCATGA
- a CDS encoding MFS transporter, protein MMSGDTPAPSAWRRIQTAWGLPDLAGNGRFVTANLIDSLGNGLVMAFTVVFFVKTTPLSLVAIGAALTTGRLLALPMPPFIGPLLDRYGPRTVVAAGNWISVVGFIGYLFSHAAWQIVLWQFVVQLGSNCFWMGNSPLTVLAADGKERARWFGFVRALRNAGVGFGGAASAVALSIGTTTGLQAVMVVNAVTFAIAGLLVLTWRPRAEAGEAAGEGGAEPVPKEEKKAAGKAAGRQRGGYRTVLKDLRYLRLVAVNIAFVFAAQVITVLLAVYAADNLKVGAWIVGVLVVLNTGMVVVLQTLAGRWIEGRRRVWVLALALVLNAVSFAVFGALIAVPAWVQIVGMLVAMILYTVAEILSSPPVAELSVVMAPEPLRGRYLAVYQMSWSVGGAVAPALLTALLDGGALLPWAFLLAISVLAVPVVLGLDRGSHPGNTPEPAEEDESVGQLDATGTD, encoded by the coding sequence ATGATGTCCGGGGACACCCCTGCACCTTCGGCGTGGCGGCGGATCCAGACGGCCTGGGGTCTGCCGGACCTGGCGGGAAACGGCCGGTTCGTCACGGCAAATCTGATCGACAGCCTCGGAAACGGGCTGGTGATGGCGTTCACGGTCGTCTTCTTCGTGAAGACGACACCGCTGTCGCTGGTGGCGATCGGCGCCGCTCTGACGACCGGCCGCCTTCTCGCACTCCCCATGCCGCCCTTCATCGGGCCGCTGCTGGACAGATACGGGCCGCGCACCGTGGTCGCCGCGGGCAACTGGATCTCGGTGGTCGGTTTCATCGGCTACCTCTTCTCCCACGCGGCCTGGCAGATCGTGCTGTGGCAGTTCGTGGTCCAGCTCGGCTCCAACTGCTTCTGGATGGGCAACAGCCCGCTCACGGTCCTGGCCGCCGACGGCAAGGAGCGCGCCCGCTGGTTCGGGTTCGTCCGCGCCCTGCGCAACGCCGGGGTCGGGTTCGGCGGTGCGGCCTCCGCCGTCGCGCTGAGCATCGGCACCACCACCGGGCTCCAGGCGGTCATGGTGGTCAACGCCGTCACCTTCGCCATCGCCGGCCTGCTCGTGCTCACCTGGCGGCCCCGGGCGGAGGCGGGCGAGGCGGCGGGTGAGGGCGGGGCCGAGCCCGTTCCGAAGGAGGAGAAGAAGGCGGCGGGCAAGGCCGCCGGGCGGCAGCGCGGCGGCTACCGCACCGTACTGAAGGACTTGCGGTACCTGCGGCTGGTCGCGGTGAACATCGCCTTCGTCTTCGCCGCCCAGGTGATCACCGTGCTGCTCGCCGTCTACGCGGCGGACAACCTCAAGGTCGGCGCCTGGATCGTCGGCGTGCTCGTCGTGCTCAACACGGGCATGGTCGTGGTGTTGCAGACCCTCGCCGGCCGGTGGATCGAGGGCCGCAGGCGGGTGTGGGTGCTCGCGCTGGCCCTGGTCCTCAACGCGGTGTCGTTCGCCGTCTTCGGCGCGCTGATCGCGGTGCCCGCCTGGGTCCAGATCGTCGGCATGCTCGTCGCGATGATCCTCTACACCGTGGCGGAGATCCTCAGCTCCCCGCCGGTCGCCGAGCTGAGCGTGGTGATGGCGCCCGAGCCCCTGCGGGGCCGCTATCTGGCCGTCTACCAGATGTCCTGGTCGGTCGGCGGCGCCGTCGCACCGGCCCTGCTGACCGCACTCCTCGACGGTGGGGCGCTGCTGCCCTGGGCGTTCCTCCTGGCGATCAGCGTGCTGGCCGTGCCCGTCGTCCTCGGCCTCGACCGGGGCTCTCACCCCGGGAACACCCCCGAGCCGGCAGAGGAGGACGAGTCGGTGGGCCAGCTCGACGCCACCGGCACCGACTGA
- the ribA gene encoding GTP cyclohydrolase II encodes MIEPRDNTQAEAEPSVSLLDGDTAALPPAQIRGSVHIPLHHGTAEPIAADVMTFGGLLDGREHLALRLGPRHPEVPLVRVHSECLTGEVLGSARCDCGPQLREAMRLINTAGGVLLYLRQEGRGIGLYNKLDAYSLQDKGLDTYSANRALGLDEDLRDYGVAAQMLRALGETEIDLLTNNPDKREQLRHYGISVRHTVSTGVYANPHNTAYLTAKVARTAHTIRLEESA; translated from the coding sequence ATGATCGAGCCACGCGACAACACCCAGGCCGAGGCCGAGCCGTCCGTGAGTCTGCTCGACGGCGACACCGCCGCACTGCCCCCCGCACAGATACGCGGCAGCGTGCACATACCGCTGCACCACGGCACGGCGGAGCCCATCGCCGCGGACGTGATGACCTTCGGCGGGCTCCTGGACGGCCGCGAGCACCTCGCGCTGCGGCTCGGGCCGCGCCATCCCGAAGTGCCCCTGGTGCGCGTCCACTCGGAGTGCCTCACCGGTGAGGTGCTCGGGTCGGCGCGCTGCGACTGCGGGCCCCAGCTGCGCGAGGCGATGCGCCTGATCAACACCGCGGGAGGCGTCCTGCTGTACCTGCGGCAGGAGGGCCGCGGCATCGGCCTCTACAACAAGCTGGACGCCTACAGCCTCCAGGACAAGGGCCTCGACACCTACAGCGCGAACCGCGCGCTCGGCCTCGACGAGGACCTGCGGGACTACGGAGTGGCCGCCCAGATGCTGCGCGCGCTCGGCGAGACCGAGATCGACCTGCTCACCAACAACCCGGACAAGCGGGAGCAACTGCGCCACTACGGCATCTCCGTACGGCACACCGTGTCCACCGGCGTGTACGCCAACCCTCACAACACGGCCTACCTGACCGCGAAGGTCGCCCGCACCGCGCACACCATCCGCCTTGAGGAGTCAGCGTGA
- a CDS encoding helix-turn-helix transcriptional regulator, producing the protein MAAEARDKGFRVPSPQVVRAPILLRAWLGQEDRATPALVAVDDLHKHDERLPSALPQLIAEFSSASIVWALARRPGRGGPDVERVFSLPSGEPSLPDTRVGLGPLSESTVRAVTTDLLGAPPSHALEALVATAAGNARLVVELLRGLLEESAVTVVDGMAEVTRTELPQRVHRVVRLLLAEVSPRCRLFIQLAALSGMEFELAAVAEPFEQPAGMLLPLVEEACDVGVIADAGDRLVFTQPLFWQATLDSLPEPMRTGSPRATARAKEGKSESSWPAGLGEIDLMIANLVSHGLTNSQIATRINRSPHTVSYHLRKMFGTLGIRSRSELAGRVRQRLGEAP; encoded by the coding sequence ATGGCGGCCGAGGCACGGGACAAGGGCTTCCGGGTCCCGTCGCCCCAGGTCGTCCGGGCCCCGATCCTGCTGCGAGCCTGGCTCGGGCAGGAGGATCGCGCGACGCCGGCCCTGGTTGCCGTCGACGATCTGCACAAGCACGACGAACGGCTGCCCTCGGCGCTGCCGCAGTTGATCGCCGAGTTCTCCTCGGCGTCGATCGTGTGGGCACTGGCCAGGCGCCCCGGACGCGGTGGCCCGGACGTGGAGCGGGTCTTCTCGCTGCCGTCCGGCGAGCCGTCGCTGCCCGACACGAGGGTGGGCCTCGGCCCCTTGTCCGAAAGCACCGTGCGGGCGGTCACCACCGACCTGCTCGGCGCACCCCCCTCGCACGCGCTCGAAGCACTCGTGGCGACCGCGGCGGGCAACGCCCGGCTGGTCGTCGAGCTGCTGCGGGGTCTACTCGAGGAGAGCGCCGTCACCGTCGTCGACGGCATGGCCGAGGTGACACGCACCGAACTGCCCCAGCGCGTCCACCGGGTGGTCCGGCTGCTGCTGGCCGAGGTCTCCCCGCGCTGCCGGCTGTTCATCCAGCTCGCCGCCCTGAGCGGCATGGAGTTCGAACTCGCCGCGGTGGCGGAGCCCTTCGAGCAGCCCGCAGGAATGCTGCTGCCGCTGGTCGAGGAGGCCTGCGACGTCGGTGTCATCGCCGACGCCGGCGACCGGCTGGTCTTCACCCAGCCGCTGTTCTGGCAGGCCACCCTGGACTCGCTGCCCGAACCGATGCGGACCGGATCGCCGCGGGCGACCGCCCGCGCCAAGGAGGGCAAGAGCGAGTCGAGCTGGCCGGCCGGCCTCGGGGAGATCGATCTGATGATCGCGAACCTGGTCAGCCACGGGCTCACCAACAGCCAGATCGCCACGCGGATCAACCGCTCACCACACACCGTCAGTTACCACCTGCGGAAAATGTTCGGCACGCTCGGCATCCGATCGCGCAGCGAGCTCGCGGGGAGGGTCCGGCAGAGACTTGGGGAGGCGCCATGA
- a CDS encoding WD40 repeat domain-containing protein, whose translation MIRHNGPISGVAAFGGSLVATAGYDNQVILWDAGSRAPISRGYHDHLANQAAFSPDGRHLVTASSDYTARVWSVPGLKLVAVLSDHKDDVEMAAFHPTLDLIATASRDHNVRVFDLSGKLMAAFEGHTADVISVAWAGDSRELLTSSDDGTVKRWSLDAGGLVSEVDLGGAETDTIAITPTGTVYAGNDDGEIVIIADGRTSATPAHEAGIKRLVHNASSQSLVSLSYDRTMRVWDTSSPDGELRLLHTAEYPAEVWARSCAFLDDTTLAFATFGSTYATYHLPEGRWDLSGVLPTACVNAVVADSAGRVWTDGDAGIVWCEGQEVSRPGSLCNFLVEVAGRMLTGGQLGQVFDAADGSVVHQHRSPLNCAAAFTREGRPHVVIGAYTGEGLVFQLTDRGSFELVATLPLHTNAVKGVAVSGDTLFAVCADTSVSWFSLDTLTETGRLADAHARIVNDCAALPGGMFASVSRDLTLRIWQQEKCTTIPTPHENSIKCVAASPDGRLVATGSYAGAIAVHDLATGDWPFIGRPTTAGISSLHWDVTRARFLASSYDGSVYPVEPPAARAAA comes from the coding sequence GTGATACGTCATAACGGACCCATCAGCGGTGTCGCCGCCTTCGGCGGCAGCCTCGTGGCCACCGCGGGCTACGACAACCAGGTCATCCTGTGGGACGCCGGGAGCCGGGCGCCGATCAGCCGCGGCTACCACGACCACCTCGCCAACCAGGCGGCCTTCAGCCCCGACGGGCGCCATCTGGTGACCGCGTCGAGCGACTACACGGCACGGGTGTGGTCGGTGCCCGGCCTCAAGCTCGTGGCCGTCCTCAGCGACCACAAGGACGACGTGGAGATGGCGGCCTTCCACCCGACTCTCGACCTGATCGCGACCGCCTCCCGTGACCACAACGTCCGGGTGTTCGACCTGTCCGGGAAGCTCATGGCCGCCTTCGAGGGGCACACCGCCGACGTGATCTCCGTCGCCTGGGCGGGGGACAGCAGGGAACTGCTGACCTCCAGCGACGACGGGACCGTCAAGCGCTGGTCGCTCGACGCCGGCGGGCTCGTCTCCGAGGTGGACCTGGGCGGCGCGGAGACCGACACCATCGCCATCACCCCGACCGGGACCGTGTACGCGGGCAACGACGACGGCGAGATCGTCATCATCGCCGACGGGCGGACCAGCGCCACCCCCGCCCACGAGGCGGGCATCAAGCGCCTCGTGCACAACGCCTCGTCGCAGTCGCTGGTCAGCCTCAGCTACGACAGGACCATGCGGGTCTGGGACACCTCCTCCCCCGACGGCGAGCTGAGGCTCCTGCACACCGCCGAGTACCCCGCCGAGGTGTGGGCCCGGTCCTGCGCCTTCCTGGACGACACGACGCTCGCCTTCGCCACCTTCGGCTCCACGTACGCCACCTACCACCTCCCCGAGGGGCGCTGGGACCTGTCCGGCGTCCTGCCGACGGCCTGCGTCAACGCCGTGGTCGCCGACTCGGCGGGGCGCGTGTGGACGGACGGCGACGCGGGGATCGTCTGGTGCGAGGGCCAGGAGGTGTCCCGCCCCGGCAGCCTGTGCAACTTCCTCGTGGAGGTGGCGGGCCGGATGCTGACGGGGGGCCAGCTCGGGCAGGTCTTCGACGCGGCCGACGGCAGCGTCGTCCACCAGCACAGGTCGCCCCTGAACTGCGCCGCCGCGTTCACCAGGGAGGGCAGGCCGCACGTCGTGATCGGCGCCTACACGGGCGAGGGGCTGGTCTTCCAGCTCACCGACCGCGGGTCGTTCGAACTCGTCGCGACCCTGCCGCTGCACACCAACGCGGTCAAGGGCGTCGCCGTCTCCGGGGACACGCTGTTCGCGGTGTGCGCGGACACCTCGGTCTCCTGGTTCTCGCTGGACACCCTGACCGAGACCGGGCGCCTGGCCGACGCCCACGCCCGTATCGTCAACGACTGCGCGGCCCTGCCCGGCGGGATGTTCGCCAGCGTCTCCCGCGACCTGACGCTGCGGATCTGGCAGCAGGAGAAGTGCACGACGATCCCCACCCCCCACGAGAACTCGATCAAGTGCGTGGCGGCCTCCCCGGACGGCCGGCTCGTCGCGACGGGCTCCTACGCGGGCGCCATCGCCGTCCACGATCTCGCCACCGGCGACTGGCCGTTCATCGGCCGCCCGACGACGGCCGGCATCTCCTCGCTCCACTGGGACGTGACCCGGGCCCGCTTCCTCGCCTCGTCGTACGACGGGTCGGTCTACCCCGTCGAGCCCCCAGCGGCACGGGCCGCCGCCTGA
- a CDS encoding GNAT family N-acetyltransferase, giving the protein MTVTTSCFADATGGMEDAEWDRLAGGRFYSSALWLRLCALSGGSVSGGLHVETPGGGRAAVPVAAVREEPNPHLRWHDLLTGRGLPSPGPGGILVGQRRGYLAHLLTGEGVDRAAAASALLDAVRALRSPLHEGEKVAQVAMYLTTPDVTALRAAGVRAAPVALKTDAWIEIPPGGWDAWLGSLSGHRARRIRSEARKFERAGYQVEHRTLAESWQDVARLLARTEARYGRTVDVAPMAESFRAQGELAGSRSDVVLISRPGEPPVGFCLYYRWGDTVYLRAIGFDYDRLASAAEYFNLTYYMPARIPGVRWLHAGTETAEGKALRGAMLRPLWLLDLSEDSPLTGYDEEIRQHNRSLLDGLRDSSPAVAAALEYDLWEPYC; this is encoded by the coding sequence ATGACCGTCACGACGAGCTGTTTCGCCGACGCGACCGGCGGTATGGAGGACGCCGAATGGGACCGGCTCGCCGGCGGCCGGTTCTACTCGTCGGCCCTGTGGCTGAGACTGTGCGCCCTCTCGGGCGGATCGGTCTCCGGCGGCCTGCACGTGGAGACTCCGGGGGGCGGCCGGGCCGCCGTTCCCGTCGCAGCCGTACGCGAGGAACCCAACCCCCACCTGCGCTGGCACGACCTGCTGACCGGGCGCGGCCTGCCGAGCCCCGGGCCCGGCGGCATCCTCGTCGGGCAGCGCCGCGGCTACCTGGCGCACCTGCTCACCGGCGAAGGCGTCGACCGGGCGGCGGCGGCCTCCGCGCTGCTCGACGCGGTGCGTGCGCTGCGCTCGCCCCTGCACGAGGGAGAGAAGGTCGCCCAGGTGGCGATGTACCTGACCACGCCGGATGTCACGGCGCTGCGCGCGGCGGGGGTACGGGCCGCCCCGGTCGCGTTGAAGACCGACGCGTGGATCGAGATCCCGCCCGGTGGCTGGGACGCCTGGCTGGGATCGCTGTCCGGGCACCGGGCCCGCCGCATCCGCAGCGAGGCGCGGAAGTTCGAGAGGGCCGGCTACCAGGTGGAGCACCGGACGCTCGCCGAGTCCTGGCAGGACGTCGCCCGGCTGCTGGCCCGGACCGAGGCGCGGTACGGGCGGACCGTCGACGTCGCCCCGATGGCCGAGTCGTTCCGTGCGCAGGGTGAACTCGCGGGGTCGCGCTCCGACGTGGTGCTGATCTCGCGTCCGGGCGAGCCGCCGGTCGGTTTCTGCCTGTACTACCGCTGGGGCGACACCGTGTACCTGCGGGCGATCGGCTTCGACTACGACCGGCTGGCCTCGGCCGCGGAGTACTTCAACCTCACCTACTACATGCCGGCCCGGATCCCGGGCGTGCGATGGCTGCACGCGGGCACCGAGACGGCGGAGGGAAAGGCGCTGCGCGGCGCGATGCTACGGCCCCTGTGGCTGCTCGACCTGTCCGAGGACAGCCCGCTGACGGGATACGACGAGGAGATCCGGCAGCACAACCGCTCCCTGCTCGACGGCCTGCGCGACTCCTCGCCCGCGGTCGCCGCCGCCCTGGAGTACGACCTCTGGGAGCCGTACTGCTGA
- a CDS encoding AfsR/SARP family transcriptional regulator, giving the protein MQSNPGHDQVRFNVLGALEVWHGDRRLGVGGPVNERVLATLLLEPGSVVPVSRLVEAVWGKEPPPTATHQIRKAVARLRRRIPSGSETIVTESSGYRMVLDGHGLDLRLFDLWTRCARESHAEGRLDDAVGELKAALELWRGPVLAGGGGPLIDALATAWEERRIAAVELGFDLRLDRGETAGVIADLREAVVAHPFREPLVRRLMLALYRAGRQAEAVKEYARIRSLLAEELGVDPGSALAELHEAILRGAPGRTAVQHRRPAAKAAPAPCAPCALPHDLADFTGRQEELRRLTAATQGEAERTGPRIVVVEGMAGSGKTALAVHAGHRLAGDHPDGQLYLDLRGFASREEPMSPTRALGELLRAAGVPEERIGEDHDTRLAAWRVTSARRRMLLILDNASCAPQVRSLLPTAAGSLVLITSRVRLTELEGAEQLSLGLLNRRDGVELLRRLVGEERVAAEPEAAARLVDRCGGLPLALRICGARLRKRPHWSLGHLADRLSDDTRLLGEMEAGDRSVAGVLRSSYRVTDESRRDGFRLLSLHPGVDFDLPAAAALLGTEPDSAELTLEYLLDVHLLQQYEFGRYAFHGLVRSFARSLPSPGRTEETAAVRRLAAHTVTGVDRACQVLLPRGVYPLPAAPGGSGSSVPPPREALDRAVRWLDRERCNVLAIIGLARRRGLSQHAARLSSGMALCQRVVPRPRAAPRV; this is encoded by the coding sequence ATGCAGTCGAACCCCGGTCACGACCAGGTCCGTTTCAACGTTCTCGGGGCGTTGGAGGTCTGGCACGGTGACAGACGGCTGGGCGTCGGCGGTCCCGTCAACGAGCGCGTCCTCGCAACCCTTCTCCTGGAGCCCGGATCCGTGGTGCCGGTCTCCCGGCTGGTCGAGGCGGTGTGGGGCAAGGAGCCCCCGCCCACGGCGACCCACCAGATCCGCAAGGCCGTCGCCCGCCTGCGGCGCCGGATCCCGTCCGGCTCCGAGACGATCGTCACCGAGTCCTCCGGGTACCGTATGGTGCTCGACGGCCACGGCCTGGACCTGCGGCTCTTCGACCTCTGGACGCGCTGTGCCCGGGAGAGCCACGCGGAGGGGCGACTGGACGACGCGGTCGGCGAGTTGAAGGCCGCCCTGGAACTGTGGCGGGGGCCCGTGCTCGCCGGCGGGGGCGGACCGCTGATCGACGCCCTGGCGACCGCCTGGGAGGAACGCCGCATCGCCGCGGTCGAGCTCGGCTTCGACCTGCGCCTGGACCGGGGTGAGACGGCCGGAGTCATCGCCGACCTCCGCGAGGCCGTCGTCGCCCACCCCTTCCGGGAGCCCCTGGTGCGCCGGCTCATGCTGGCCCTGTACCGGGCGGGGCGGCAGGCCGAGGCCGTGAAGGAGTACGCCCGGATACGGTCGCTGCTCGCCGAGGAGCTGGGCGTCGACCCCGGCTCCGCGCTGGCGGAGCTCCACGAGGCGATCCTGCGCGGCGCACCCGGGCGCACGGCGGTCCAGCACCGCCGGCCCGCCGCGAAAGCCGCTCCCGCTCCCTGTGCTCCGTGCGCGCTGCCGCACGACCTCGCCGATTTCACCGGGCGGCAGGAGGAGCTGCGCCGGCTCACCGCCGCGACGCAGGGGGAGGCCGAGCGGACGGGCCCCCGGATCGTGGTCGTCGAGGGAATGGCGGGGAGCGGCAAGACGGCCCTGGCCGTGCATGCCGGGCACCGGCTGGCGGGCGACCACCCGGACGGCCAGCTCTATCTCGACCTGCGCGGGTTCGCCTCGCGAGAGGAGCCGATGTCGCCCACGAGGGCGCTGGGCGAGCTGCTGCGGGCCGCGGGCGTGCCGGAAGAGCGCATCGGGGAGGACCACGACACCCGCCTCGCCGCGTGGCGGGTGACGAGCGCGCGGCGGCGGATGCTGCTGATCCTGGACAACGCGTCGTGTGCCCCGCAGGTGAGGTCGCTGCTGCCGACGGCCGCGGGAAGCCTCGTGCTCATCACCAGCCGGGTCCGGCTGACGGAACTGGAAGGTGCCGAACAGCTCTCGCTCGGCCTGCTGAACCGCCGGGACGGCGTGGAACTCCTGCGCCGGCTGGTGGGCGAGGAGCGGGTGGCCGCCGAACCGGAAGCGGCGGCCCGGCTGGTCGACCGCTGCGGGGGCCTGCCCCTGGCCCTGCGGATCTGCGGCGCCCGGCTGCGCAAGCGGCCGCACTGGAGCCTCGGCCATCTGGCGGACCGGCTCTCGGACGACACCCGCCTCCTGGGCGAGATGGAGGCGGGCGACCGCAGCGTGGCCGGCGTGCTGCGCAGCTCCTACCGGGTGACGGACGAGTCACGACGGGACGGGTTCCGCCTGCTGAGCCTGCATCCGGGTGTCGACTTCGACCTGCCCGCGGCCGCCGCCCTGCTGGGCACGGAGCCGGACAGCGCGGAGCTGACCCTGGAGTACCTGCTGGACGTGCACCTGCTCCAGCAGTACGAGTTCGGGCGGTACGCGTTCCACGGCCTCGTCCGCAGTTTCGCCCGGTCACTGCCCTCCCCGGGGCGCACCGAGGAGACCGCGGCCGTCCGGCGGCTGGCCGCCCACACCGTGACGGGCGTCGACCGCGCCTGCCAGGTGCTGCTGCCCCGGGGGGTGTATCCCCTTCCGGCGGCTCCGGGCGGCTCAGGCAGCAGCGTTCCGCCGCCGCGTGAGGCCCTGGACCGCGCGGTGCGGTGGCTGGACCGGGAGCGGTGCAACGTCCTCGCGATCATCGGCCTGGCCCGCCGGCGGGGCCTGAGCCAGCACGCGGCCAGGCTCAGCAGCGGCATGGCCCTCTGCCAGCGCGTGGTGCCGCGCCCGCGTGCGGCGCCGCGGGTGTGA